From the genome of Pirellulales bacterium:
GCCCCTCCCCCCGACGGCCCAGCAGCACTTTCCCAGCTCGAACAGATGACCCATTCCGAAATTCGAACCCGGCTGCGGAAGGAAATCGATGAATTGGCCAGTCGCGGCACGCAGATCGTTGTTCTTGACGCTCCCGTGCTACTAAAAGCTGGTTGGAACGCGTTTTGCGACGCGCTCGTCTTCGTAGATGCCCCGCTTGCGCAGCGTCAGGCGCGTGCAGCCGCGCGCGGGTGGACTGCCGAGGAATTTGCCCGTCGCGAGGCTTCTCAGGAGCCGATCGAGGAGAAACGCCGCCACGCCGATTTTGTAGTAGATAACTCGCGCGACTTTAGGTATATTAGTTCCCAGGTCGAACGCTTGTGGCAAGAGCTATCGAACCCTTTCGGGTAGACAACTCCTGCCAATCGGCCATTGGCATCGCGCCGGTGGCCTATTTCCCTTCTGAGGCCGTTCGGCTTTCCAGGCACAGAGTATCCCATCGATAGATTTTCCACGCGCCCTTACCGGCGTTCACCTTCCGGTTTTCTAGCGGACGAGGAATCGTTCTCTATTGGGCCGGCAGTTCCAACGCCACTTGCATTCGCCGTCAAATTGTGTTTGGCCAATGGATCGAGGAGTGCCTAGTTGTCGTATTTGTATGTCTGAAAAATAGTTGCCGGGCGGCCAGATATTCGACCACCAGTCAACCGAATTCATCTTTCCCACCGCGGTCGCCTTCCGTGCGATCGCACGCGTTTTCCTATCAGGAGCAGTCGTCATGTCGGAGTATCGAGCAACACGTCCAATGAACCGATCCCGCGCCGGCCATGGCCGCGGTCACGGCCTGACCGGAATGCATACGCCGCCGGTCACCGTCGATGCCACTGGCCGCAAACTGTCGCTGGAGGAAATCGAGCGGCAAATCGAGGCCGAAGGAGAACCGATTTCGCTAGCCGAGGAAATCGCCGAAGAAGCCGGCGCCGGCGGCATAGTCCACGAGAAATTGGACGGCAAAGGCGACATCCACATTGCCGAATTACAAAAATTGACGATGCCGCAACTCATCGAAGAGGCGCGCAAGGAAAACCTGCCCGAAATCACCGGCATTAAGCGACAAGACCTCATTTTCAAGCTGCTCAAAGAGCGAGTAAAGATGAACGGTCTGATGTTCGGCGAAGGGACGCTCGAAATCCTTCCCGATGGCTTCGGATTTCTTCGCAGTCCCGACTATCACTATTTGTCTTGCCCGGACGATATTTATGTCTCGCCCAGCCAAATTCGCCGCTTCGGCCTGCGAACCGGTGCCACGGTCGCTGGACAAATCCGTCCGCCCAAGGAAAACGAACGCTACTTCGCGCTCTTGCGAGTTGAAGCGATCAACCACGACGACCCGAACAAGCTATCGGGTAAGGTTTTCTTCGACGACTTGACTCCGCTGCATCCGGATAAGCGGATGGTGCTGGAAACCGCACCGGAAGAGATCGAAATGCGGGTTGTCGATTTGATCGTGCCGATCGGCTTCGGCCAGCGGGGTCTCATTGTCAGTCCGCCGCGCGCAGGCAAAACGATCTTGTTGCAAAAGATGGCCAAGGCGGTGCTGGCGAATTTTCCCGACGCTTATGTGATCATGCTGCTGATCGATGAGCGGCCGGAAGAAGTCACCGACATGGAGCGACAGGTCAAAGGCCCGCAATGCGAGGTGATCAGCAGCACCTTTGACGAAGACGCGGTTCGACATATTCAAGTGGCGGAAATGGTCATCGAAAAAGCCAAGCGGCTGGTGGAATACGGCACGGACGTCGTCATCTTTCTCGATTCGATCACGCGGCTGGCCCGTGCCTGGAATTCGGAGTGCCCCAGTTCCGGGCGGATCCTTACCGGCGGCGTCGATGCGAACGCTTTGCAAAAACCCAAGAAGTTTTTTGGTTCGGCCCGTAAAGTCGAAGAAGGAGGCTCGTTGACAATCTTGGCCACGGCGTTGGTCGATACTGGCAGTCGAATGGATGAAGTGATCTTCGAAGAATTCAAAGGGACAGGAAACTTGGAAATTGTGCTCGATCGGCAATTGGTCGATCGTCGCATTTGGCCGTCGATCGATATCGCACGTAGCGGCACGCGTCGCGAAGAAATGCTGCTCGATCCGGAGGAGCACCGCCGTGTGACCATTCTCCGTCGTGTTTTACACGAGATGAACCCGCCCGAGGCGATGGAATTTCTCGTGGAACGGCTGCGAAAAACTCGCAGCAATGCGGAATTCTTGATGAGCATGAATATGAAGGGCTGAACGGCTGCTGGTCTGGACGACTGGTGGTCTGGGCGGGCGGTGTCTGGTAGTCTGGTATTCTCAAGTCAGTTGTCAGTGGTCCGTCGTTAGTTGTGAATCGACCGTTGCAACTGACCGCTGGCAACATACCACCGACAAAATGGCTTCGCTGTTCGTCATCCAGGGTCGCGATCAGGGCGTGCGGTTTGAGCTCGCCGCCGCCGCTGGCACGATTGCGCTGGGGCGCGATTCCAATAGCCGCGTGCATTTGCACGACACCGAAGTCTCGCGGCGGCATGCGGAAATTCGACGCAACGGTGATACGTACATTCTGGT
Proteins encoded in this window:
- a CDS encoding dephospho-CoA kinase yields the protein MKIIGLLGGIGSGKSTIAEMFRRLGAGVLDADKAGHEVLRLPAVRAAVGGHWGREVIGSDGEIDRKALASIVFAPPPDGPAALSQLEQMTHSEIRTRLRKEIDELASRGTQIVVLDAPVLLKAGWNAFCDALVFVDAPLAQRQARAAARGWTAEEFARREASQEPIEEKRRHADFVVDNSRDFRYISSQVERLWQELSNPFG
- the rho gene encoding transcription termination factor Rho: MHTPPVTVDATGRKLSLEEIERQIEAEGEPISLAEEIAEEAGAGGIVHEKLDGKGDIHIAELQKLTMPQLIEEARKENLPEITGIKRQDLIFKLLKERVKMNGLMFGEGTLEILPDGFGFLRSPDYHYLSCPDDIYVSPSQIRRFGLRTGATVAGQIRPPKENERYFALLRVEAINHDDPNKLSGKVFFDDLTPLHPDKRMVLETAPEEIEMRVVDLIVPIGFGQRGLIVSPPRAGKTILLQKMAKAVLANFPDAYVIMLLIDERPEEVTDMERQVKGPQCEVISSTFDEDAVRHIQVAEMVIEKAKRLVEYGTDVVIFLDSITRLARAWNSECPSSGRILTGGVDANALQKPKKFFGSARKVEEGGSLTILATALVDTGSRMDEVIFEEFKGTGNLEIVLDRQLVDRRIWPSIDIARSGTRREEMLLDPEEHRRVTILRRVLHEMNPPEAMEFLVERLRKTRSNAEFLMSMNMKG